In the Lepus europaeus isolate LE1 chromosome 18, mLepTim1.pri, whole genome shotgun sequence genome, one interval contains:
- the KCNH6 gene encoding potassium voltage-gated channel subfamily H member 6 produces the protein MPVRRGHVAPQNTYLDTIIRKFEGQSRKFLIANAQMENCAIIYCNDGFCELFGYSRVEVMQRPCTCDFLTGPNTPSSAVSRLAQALLGAEECKVDILYYRKDASSFRCLVDVVPVKNEDGAVIMFILNFEDLAQLLAKSSNRSLSQRLLSHSFLGSHGSHSRPGGQGPGTGRGKYRTVSQIPQFTLNFVEFNLEKHRSASTTEIEIIAPHKVVERTQNVTEKVTQVLSLGADVLPEYKLQAPRIHRGTILHYSPFKAVWDWLILLLVIYTAVFTPYSAAFLLSDQDESQRGACGYTCSPLTVVDLIVDIMFVVDIVINFRTTYVNTNDEVVSHPRRIAVHYFKGWFLIDMVAAIPFDLLIFRTGSDETTTLIGLLKTARLLRLVRVARKLDRYSEYGAAVLFLLMCTFALIAHWLACIWYAIGNVERPYLEPKIGWLDSLGAQLGKHYNGSDPASGPSVQDKYVTALYFTFSSLTSVGFGNVSPNTNSEKVFSICVMLIGSLMYASIFGNVSAIIQRLYSGTARYHTQMLRVKEFIRFHQIPNPLRQRLEEYFQHAWSYTNGIDMNAVLKGFPECLQADICLHLHRALLQHCPAFRGASKGCLRALAVKFKTTHAPPGDTLVHLGDVLSTLYFISRGSIEILRDDVVVAILGKNDIFGEPVSLHARPGKSSADVRALTYCDLHKIQRADLLEVLDMYPAFADSFWSKLEVTFNLRDADGGLQSSPQQASGSRDHPGFFLNDNQSGAAPSLSISDASGLWPELLQPMPLKHRPPSPQGDPDCWPRELGSRLDQLQAQMNRLESRMSSDLSRVLQLLQQPVTQGHTSCILGVPASNDLALFPAASGTQSPGPSLALGLPHTPCRPLSRPSQAVSFGDLDKCGPKHRNSSSRMPDLVVAADQTLTPSLDQTQPEGLLSPVASPLHPLEAQGLVCGPRFPSLPEHLDSVPKQLEFQRHGSDPGFAGS, from the exons ATGCCGGTCCGCAGGGGCCACGTCGCACCCCAAAACACTTACCTGGACACCATCATCCGCAAGTTCGAGGGCCAGA GTCGTAAGTTTCTGATTGCCAATGCTCAGATGGAGAACTGCGCCATCATTTACTGCAACGATGGCTTCTGTGAACTCTTTGGCTACTCCCGAGTGGAGGTGATGCAGCGACCGTGCACCTGCGACTTCCTCACCGGCCCTAACACACCAAGCAGTGCTGTGTCCCGCCTGGCCCAGGCGCTGCTGGGGGCCGAGGAGTGCAAGGTGGACATCCTCTACTACCGCAAGGATG CCTCCAGCTTCCGCTGCCTGGTGGATGTGGTGCCCGTAAAGAACGAGGACGGAGCCGTCATCATGTTCATCCTCAACTTCgaggacctggcccagctcctggccaaGAGCAGCAACCGCAGCCTGTCACAGCGCCTGCTGTCCCACAGCTTCCTAGGCTCTC ACGGCTCGCACAGCAGGCCAGGCGGACAGGGGCCTGGCACAGGCAGGGGCAAGTACAGGACCGTCAGCCAGATCCCGCAGTTCACGCTCAACTTCGTGGAGTTCAACCTGGAGAAGCACCGCTCGGCCTCCACCACAGAGATCGAGATCATCGCCCCGCACAAGGTGGTGGAGCGAACGCAGAACGTCACAGAGAAGGTCACCCAG GTCCTGTCGCTGGGCGCCGACGTGCTGCCGGAGTACAAGCTACAGGCGCCGCGCATCCACCGCGGGACCATCCTGCACTACAGCCCCTTCAAGGCGGTGTGGGACTGGCTCATCCTGCTGCTGGTCATCTACACGGCCGTCTTCACCCCCTACTCGGCCGCCTTCCTGCTCAGCGACCAGGACGAGTCACAACGCGGGGCCTGCGGCTACACCTGCAGTCCGCTCACCGTGGTGGACCTCATCGTGGACATCATGTTCGTCGTGGACATCGTCATCAACTTCCGCACCACTTACGTCAACACCAACGACGAGGTGGTCAGCCACCCCCGCCGCATCGCCGTCCACTACTTCAAGGGCTGGTTCCTCATCGACATGGTGGCTGCCATCCCCTTTGACCTGCTCATCTTCCGCACGGGCTCGGATGAG ACCACCACGCTGATTGGGCTCCTGAAGACGGcgcggctgctgcggctggtgcgcgtGGCGCGGAAGCTGGACCGCTACTCCGAGTACGGGGCGGCCGTgctcttcctgctcatgtgcacgtTTGCGCTCATCGCGCACTGGCTGGCCTGCATCTGGTACGCCATTGGCAACGTGGAGCGTCCCTACCTGGAGCCCAAGATTGGCTGGCTGGACAGCCTGGGCGCGCAGCTCGGCAAGCACTACAACGGCAGCGACCCGGCCTCGGGCCCGTCGGTGCAGGACAAGTACGTCACGGCGCTCTACTTCACCTTCAGCAGCCTCACCAGCGTGGGCTTCGGCAACGTCTCCCCCAACACCAACTCCGAGAAGGTCTTCTCCATCTGCGTCATGCTCATCGGCT CCCTCATGTACGCCAGCATTTTCGGCAACGTGTCGGCCATCATCCAGCGCCTGTACTCGGGCACCGCGCGCTACCACACGCAGATGCTACGCGTCAAGGAGTTCATCCGCTTCCACCAGATCCCCAACCCGCTGCGCCAGCGCCTAGAGGAGTACTTCCAGCACGCCTGGTCCTACACCAATGGCATCGACATGAACGCG GTGCTGAAGGGTTTCCCCGAGTGCCTGCAGGCCGACAtctgcctgcacctgcatcgcGCGCTGCTGCAGCACTGCCCGGCCTTTCGCGGCGCCAGCAAGGGCTGCCTGCGCGCGCTCGCCGTCAAGTTCAAGACCACGCACGCGCCGCCCGGGGACACGCTGGTGCACCTCGGGGACGTGCTCTCCACGCTCTACTTCATCTCCCGCGGCTCCATCGAGATCCTGCGCGACGATGTGGTCGTGGCCATTCtag GGAAAAATGACATCTTCGGGGAGCCTGTCAGCCTCCACGCCCGGCCTGGCAAGTCCAGCGCAGACGTGCGGGCCCTGACCTACTGCGACCTGCACAAGATCCAGCGGGCGGACCTGCTGGAGGTGCTGGACATGTACCCTGCCTTTGCGGACAGCTTCTGGAGTAAGCTGGAGGTCACCTTCAACCTGCGGGAC GCAGACGGGGGTCTCCAGTCATCCCCCCAACAGGCCTCGGGCAGCCGAGACCACCCAGGCTTCTTCCTCAATGACAACCAGTCAG gtGCAGCCCCTTCCTTAAGTATCTCAGATGCATCTGGCCTCTGGCCTGAGTTGCTGCAGCCAATGCCCTTAAAGCACAGACCCCCGAGCCCgcagggagacccagactgcTGGCCCCGGGagctgggctccaggctggatCAGCTCCAGGCCCAAATGAACAG GTTGGAGTCCCGCATGTCCTCAGACCTCAGCCGCGTCCTGCAGCTCCTTCAGCAGCCGGTGACCCAGGGCCACACCAGCTGCATCCTGGGAGTCCCTGCCTCCAATGACCTGGCTTTGTTTCCTGCAGCCTCGGGGACTCAGAGTCCAGGGCCCAG CCTGGCCTTGGGGCTCCCCCACACTCCATGTCGCCCTCTTTCTCGCCCCTCCCAGGCCGTAAGCTTTGGTGACTTGGACAAATGTGGGCCGAAGCACAGGAACTCCTCCTCCAGGATGCCTGACCTGGTTGTGGCTGCAGATCAAACCCTGACTCCATCCTTGGACCAGACGCAGCCCGAGGGCCTCCTATCACCCGTGGCCTCTCCTTTGCAtcccctggaggcacagggactGGTCTGTGGTCCccgcttcccctccctccctgaacACCTTGACTCTGTTCCCAAGCAGCTGGAGTTCCAGAGACACGGTTCCGACCCTGGATTTGCAGGGAGTTAA